A region from the Leptolyngbya iicbica LK genome encodes:
- a CDS encoding WD40 repeat domain-containing protein, which translates to MKTAKLQLTPQWQHALSDYVTALQWSSVGDQAAAATAAGEVVLFAATGTATPLQSAQEQAVNCLGCSAQGDFWAWGGQAGELCLWREQTHERKVLETYEGAWIDTLAWHPTRPILAYGVGSTVHIWDAKEESAIATLDFEASSVLHLDWHPQDDRLAASGHGGIKVWSQSDWSAGPTVVEVPGASLFCAWSADGRYLGSGNLDRTLTVAEWGSPPPWLMQGFPGKVRQITWSMPNTASGSPLVAAACVEGITIWERGKQVKKGGWQSQVLQHHQERVNEIAFQPDSLLLASAGQDGRIALWREGRKLDQSLKTFSTGVSTLAWSPTGDRLLAGGSGGEVALWQVSRRAQGFG; encoded by the coding sequence GTGAAGACAGCAAAACTGCAACTGACGCCTCAATGGCAACATGCTTTGTCAGATTATGTCACCGCCTTGCAGTGGTCGTCCGTTGGCGACCAAGCAGCGGCTGCAACCGCCGCGGGTGAAGTGGTATTGTTTGCGGCTACGGGGACAGCTACGCCACTGCAATCGGCTCAGGAGCAAGCGGTCAATTGCCTGGGTTGCTCAGCCCAGGGTGACTTTTGGGCTTGGGGCGGCCAAGCGGGTGAGCTCTGTTTATGGCGAGAGCAAACCCATGAACGCAAAGTTCTTGAGACTTATGAAGGCGCCTGGATTGACACCTTGGCTTGGCATCCCACGCGCCCTATCTTGGCCTATGGAGTTGGCTCAACTGTGCATATCTGGGACGCGAAAGAGGAGAGTGCGATCGCAACCCTCGATTTTGAAGCGTCATCAGTTCTGCATTTAGACTGGCATCCCCAAGATGATCGCCTGGCAGCGAGCGGGCACGGGGGTATCAAAGTCTGGTCACAGTCTGATTGGAGTGCTGGGCCAACTGTGGTGGAAGTACCTGGGGCCAGTTTGTTTTGCGCCTGGTCAGCCGATGGTCGCTATCTTGGTTCAGGCAACCTTGATCGCACCCTTACGGTTGCCGAATGGGGCAGCCCGCCTCCATGGCTGATGCAGGGGTTCCCAGGCAAAGTTAGACAAATTACCTGGTCAATGCCGAATACCGCTTCAGGGTCGCCGTTAGTGGCTGCCGCTTGCGTAGAGGGCATCACTATTTGGGAGCGGGGCAAACAGGTCAAAAAAGGCGGTTGGCAGTCCCAGGTTTTGCAACACCACCAAGAGCGCGTGAACGAGATCGCTTTTCAGCCCGATTCACTGCTGTTAGCATCCGCTGGTCAGGATGGCCGCATAGCGCTGTGGCGTGAGGGACGCAAGCTCGATCAGTCGCTTAAAACATTTTCTACGGGTGTTTCAACCCTTGCTTGGTCACCGACAGGCGATCGCTTATTGGCTGGAGGCAGTGGTGGCGAAGTCGCATTATGGCAAGTGTCGCGCCGCGCTCAGGGCTTTGGCTAA
- the ycf46 gene encoding stress-responsive protein Ycf46 gives MREDLNILVQAQYPLVYLVTFEEERAEQAVSSVAQQLRPQRRIFTWTMTHGIVEYGQPRNVTQHNSTVSPEAAIEWVMRQREPGIYIFKDLHPFKDSPAVTRCLRDAIASFKEAQKTIILMSPIQEIPVELEKEVVVLDFPPPTMAELNTVLSSELDVAKSSRITTEVREKLLKAALGLTRDEAEKVYRKARVSAGKLTEGEVDIVLTEKKQLIRRNGILEFMEVDETINSVGGLEELKHWLTQRSNAFTERAREYGLPQPKGMLILGVPGCGKSLIAKTTSRLWGLPLLRLDLGRVYDGSTVGRSEANLRNALRTAESISPAILFIDEIDKAFAGSSGSSDSDGGTSSRIFGTFLTWMQEKTSPVFVMATANRVERLPGEFLRKGRFDEIFFVDLPNEEERQEIFKIHLQKRRRDIERFDLPQLVKVCDGFSGAEIEQGIISAMYEAFAQDREFTQLDIIAAIRSTMPLSKTMNEQVTALRDWARQRARPAAASVAEYQRMEF, from the coding sequence ATGAGAGAAGATCTCAACATACTCGTACAGGCGCAATATCCCCTCGTTTACTTGGTGACTTTCGAGGAAGAGCGAGCGGAGCAGGCGGTTTCGAGCGTAGCTCAGCAATTGCGGCCACAGCGACGGATTTTTACGTGGACAATGACTCACGGCATCGTCGAGTATGGTCAGCCGCGTAACGTCACTCAGCACAACAGCACCGTATCACCCGAAGCTGCCATTGAGTGGGTCATGCGGCAGCGCGAACCGGGAATCTACATATTTAAGGATTTGCATCCATTCAAGGACTCGCCGGCAGTGACCCGTTGTTTAAGGGATGCGATCGCAAGCTTCAAAGAAGCACAGAAGACCATCATCTTGATGTCGCCAATTCAGGAAATCCCTGTCGAACTCGAAAAGGAAGTTGTTGTCCTTGACTTCCCGCCGCCCACGATGGCCGAGCTGAACACAGTTCTGAGTAGTGAACTGGATGTTGCTAAGTCATCTCGAATTACAACTGAGGTGCGTGAGAAGCTCTTGAAAGCAGCTCTCGGCCTGACGCGAGACGAAGCTGAAAAAGTCTATCGTAAGGCTCGGGTGTCAGCTGGCAAACTCACCGAAGGTGAAGTCGATATTGTCTTGACGGAAAAGAAGCAACTCATTCGTCGCAATGGCATCCTGGAGTTCATGGAAGTCGATGAAACCATCAATTCCGTCGGTGGTTTGGAAGAACTGAAGCATTGGCTGACCCAGCGTTCTAACGCTTTTACCGAGCGGGCACGAGAGTATGGGCTGCCCCAGCCAAAAGGCATGTTGATTCTCGGGGTTCCAGGCTGCGGCAAGTCGTTGATTGCCAAAACCACATCGCGTTTGTGGGGACTGCCCTTGTTGCGATTGGACTTAGGGCGAGTTTACGACGGCTCTACAGTGGGTCGTTCAGAAGCTAACTTACGCAACGCTTTGCGCACGGCTGAATCAATTTCTCCAGCCATTCTCTTTATCGACGAAATTGATAAAGCCTTTGCTGGCAGTTCAGGTTCATCAGATTCCGATGGCGGTACCTCAAGCCGCATCTTTGGAACGTTCCTGACTTGGATGCAGGAAAAAACTTCCCCAGTTTTCGTCATGGCAACCGCCAACCGAGTAGAGCGATTGCCCGGTGAATTTCTTCGGAAAGGACGATTCGACGAAATTTTCTTTGTCGATTTGCCGAACGAAGAAGAACGTCAAGAGATTTTCAAGATTCATTTGCAGAAGCGACGCCGCGACATTGAGCGGTTCGATCTGCCTCAGTTAGTCAAAGTTTGTGATGGGTTCTCGGGCGCAGAAATTGAGCAGGGCATCATTTCAGCGATGTATGAAGCCTTTGCTCAAGACCGAGAGTTTACCCAACTCGATATTATTGCTGCGATTCGGTCGACGATGCCCCTGTCGAAGACGATGAATGAGCAAGTGACTGCCCTGCGCGATTGGGCACGTCAGCGGGCTCGGCCAGCTGCAGCCTCCGTCGCTGAATATCAGCGTATGGAGTTTTAA
- a CDS encoding DUF1257 domain-containing protein: protein MSHFSTLRTKVTDAAVLKQSLCDLGISVKTEADVRGYNGQRVRADIVAVLEGEYDLGWSRNADGSFDLIADLWGVAKKHNQTELINSINQKYAVNKTLAEVKRPGLQNANVKLVLQ, encoded by the coding sequence ATGTCTCACTTCAGCACCTTGCGCACGAAAGTGACCGATGCTGCAGTTCTCAAGCAGTCCCTCTGCGATCTCGGCATTTCGGTGAAGACCGAAGCTGATGTCCGGGGTTACAACGGTCAGCGCGTTCGTGCCGACATCGTTGCTGTTCTCGAAGGCGAATACGATCTCGGCTGGTCTCGCAATGCTGATGGCAGCTTTGATCTCATCGCTGACCTCTGGGGTGTTGCTAAAAAGCACAACCAGACTGAACTGATCAACTCGATCAACCAGAAGTACGCAGTTAACAAGACCTTGGCCGAAGTCAAGCGTCCTGGCTTGCAAAACGCTAACGTCAAGTTGGTGCTTCAGTAA
- a CDS encoding 4Fe-4S single cluster domain-containing protein, with protein sequence MGTIKKSEVNGPGCRAVVWVQGCARACGSCFNPASWEFEINQLVSIDQVVELILSEPSHEGVTFSGGEPFWQATALAEVARQVKAHGLNVMSFSGFTLDELQSDRAPAGAHDLLQELDLLIDGPYVESQAINDPTSLVSSRNQKVRIFNEAMRDRLNWASDQIEIHILPDGSRIVTGYLGSLNPLSAEVAE encoded by the coding sequence ATGGGAACGATCAAGAAGTCGGAGGTGAATGGCCCAGGCTGTCGGGCAGTAGTGTGGGTGCAGGGATGTGCGCGGGCCTGCGGTAGCTGTTTTAATCCGGCTTCGTGGGAGTTTGAAATTAATCAGCTCGTGTCCATTGACCAGGTGGTCGAACTGATTTTGAGTGAGCCCAGCCATGAGGGAGTTACATTTTCAGGGGGTGAACCGTTTTGGCAGGCGACAGCGTTAGCGGAGGTGGCGCGTCAGGTCAAGGCACACGGTCTCAACGTCATGTCGTTTAGCGGATTTACTCTGGACGAGTTGCAGAGCGATCGCGCTCCGGCGGGTGCCCACGATCTGTTGCAGGAACTGGACCTCTTGATTGATGGCCCCTATGTGGAATCGCAGGCGATTAACGACCCTACTTCCCTAGTGTCGTCCCGCAATCAAAAAGTGCGCATTTTCAATGAAGCGATGCGCGATCGCTTGAACTGGGCCAGCGATCAAATAGAAATTCACATCTTGCCTGATGGGAGTCGCATTGTGACTGGTTATCTGGGCAGCTTGAATCCCCTGAGTGCTGAGGTCGCGGAGTAA
- a CDS encoding zf-TFIIB domain-containing protein: MVKCPKELKVDLNDGMLSGELPALCCPDCDGAWIRPESYAEWQTQRGIERDAEPEVAVVPSQAAIDFQPSSLDNRAALCPDCKNYLVRGRVQLAGTPFFVERCPNCRGYWCDRGEWAVLQQLRLDEHLDYIFSDPWQSKVKALDFAAREKAATIDKLGSEIASKVFELAQLLEAHPEGDFGVAYLMRRFED; the protein is encoded by the coding sequence ATGGTGAAGTGTCCGAAGGAACTGAAGGTCGATCTCAATGATGGGATGTTGTCGGGTGAGCTGCCGGCCCTATGTTGTCCGGACTGTGATGGCGCGTGGATTCGGCCTGAAAGCTATGCCGAGTGGCAAACTCAGCGTGGCATTGAGCGTGACGCTGAGCCTGAGGTGGCGGTGGTGCCGAGTCAAGCGGCGATCGACTTTCAACCCTCATCGCTGGATAATCGGGCGGCGCTCTGTCCTGACTGCAAGAACTATTTAGTGCGGGGGCGGGTACAGCTTGCGGGGACGCCATTTTTTGTGGAGCGGTGTCCCAATTGTCGCGGCTATTGGTGCGATCGCGGTGAATGGGCGGTGTTGCAACAGCTGCGATTAGATGAGCATTTGGACTATATCTTTAGCGACCCGTGGCAGAGCAAGGTGAAAGCGCTGGACTTTGCGGCGCGGGAAAAAGCCGCCACCATTGACAAATTAGGATCAGAAATTGCGAGCAAAGTTTTTGAACTGGCCCAACTCCTGGAAGCCCATCCGGAGGGCGATTTTGGTGTGGCGTATTTGATGCGGCGGTTTGAAGATTGA
- a CDS encoding diguanylate cyclase domain-containing protein, producing the protein MFSLPRYRNFVPLYDGPNSRVYRAEAIADARPVILKILKADYPTTEQLKRYQQEYRLCKELNCAGVIKAYQLQTWRKTLVIAFEDFGGIDLEQWRSQQAGPVSIAAGLEIGLKIAQALAELHRHNVIHKDINPANVVLHPPSMQLKIIDLGISTQLSRETLSLRSLEAIEGTPAYLSPEQTGRMNRPLDYRTDFYSLGATLYDLLTGRPPFVGADLAEMIHSHLARPPLRPEALNAEIPPMVSRLVLRLLAKNAEERYYSADGVVHDLQQCLTAWNADGQIPMFELGQADYRDRLQIPAKLYGRETEVAALLAACDRTAQPDTPAEYVLVSGYSGIGKTALVQETHKLITAQRGNYTSGKFDQLQRNLPYSALIQAFTTLVRQLLTRSEAEVAQWRSHLQQALTPNAAVLIEIIPDLELILGPQPAVPTLSATAAQNRLNRVFEQFIRVFSQPERPLILFLDDLQWADNASLQLIKVILQAEAHQALLLIGAYRDNEVDAMHPLRQVIAELQQAQVRMQELHLQPLKFEQIGQLLHDTFPQTPTAARDELARLLKVKTGGNPFFMGEFLKSLETAGLITCDRQQGWQWHLSDIEAANMTDNVVALMVSKLQQLPPATQAALQVGAAIGNHFTLQLLAAVQAEPLFITAAHLWQAAQAGFIIPENDNYKLWQAIADSDLTLPADQQPAEVSYRFLHDRVQQAAYSLIAPEQLATLHWRIGRTWQQQLTPDQQQECLFDLLNHLNYGWQQLHEPSERLALAQLNLAAGQKGIAAAAYGPAWGYLNTGLQCLGEQGWQQQYALTLALTQAAAEAAFLNGDFEQMDQLITTVVSHANGILDCVPVYTVQIQALMARHELAAAAQLGVRVLRQLGVRLPQQPNQIQILWGLGRTKIALLGQSPEALVQLSTMQAPEAIAATQVLASIASATYLAVPNLFPLTVFKQVELSARQGNLPVSAFSYAMYGIILCGVIGDLNDGYQFGQLAMALLDRFETRAISARTLFVVNAFIRHWREPLSSTRPELQQGFQVGCETGDLEYASFCGQMSIMHRFFLGESLPELAQYTDRMATKVLKFKKQPIYELIQQSRQVIHVLTANGDVPLRLEGPFYNAAELLPQHLEDDYRTAIFYFYSYKLFLHYLFDQPQQALVSADQAKPYLKAVVALYISGWFTFYDALARLELAATANLAQRRSLLRTVRQHRRQLKRWAQSAPANYSHKLALVDAELHRLQRRPSAAGKTYDRAIDLALQHDFIAEAGLACERAARFYLARQRLIVARAYFQEAVYLYRQWGATAKVGQLEASFGEHLQLEGSIASFKHPQTLTSGRQHSTTGNHRSEDLDLLTVIETAKTIAEEIHLDQLLTTLMQLLIENAGAQRGLLLFEVDGQLAIAASYEVASEPVDLTSVMLTAASDRLSTGVVNYVARTGDNVVLNDATQADQFEQDPYIQTQQPRSLLCAPLHHQGKLAGIVYLENNLVVGAFTPQRLELVNLISAQAAISLDNARLYEQTRESERQLMQFIEAMPIGVGIFQGNGTPHYMNQQAQILLNGAATDKASVEPLTQLFKAQVLATGDRYPADKLPIHQAMRGIASAVDDLAIRAGDRTIPIELHSAPIMTEAGQLKYVIAVFQDITERQRAQKLLADYSHELQQAVRQRTTELAQEVKERQRAQEQLLLANQELHRLANVDGLTQVSNRRSFDQKLDTEWRRLQRTRMPLSLILFDVDFFKRYNDEYGHQAGDACLVRLAQAVTQVVNRSTDMVARYGGEEFAIVLPETTAAGAIAIANRVQQAVATLAIPHKQSEVAPYVTLSMGIASQIPATDSTPTDLIAQADAALYQAKRQGRDRYCVSPHTESVN; encoded by the coding sequence ATGTTTAGCCTTCCTAGATATCGTAATTTTGTTCCGCTTTATGATGGCCCTAATTCCCGTGTGTATCGGGCTGAAGCGATCGCGGACGCGCGGCCAGTTATCCTCAAGATTTTGAAGGCTGATTACCCGACGACAGAGCAACTGAAACGGTATCAGCAGGAATATCGGCTATGTAAAGAACTCAATTGTGCTGGGGTGATCAAAGCCTATCAGCTACAGACCTGGCGTAAGACCCTGGTCATTGCTTTTGAGGATTTTGGTGGCATTGACCTAGAGCAATGGCGATCGCAGCAGGCGGGGCCGGTGTCAATTGCGGCAGGCTTGGAAATCGGCCTCAAAATCGCCCAGGCTTTGGCAGAACTGCATCGCCACAATGTCATTCATAAGGATATTAATCCAGCAAATGTGGTGCTGCATCCGCCATCCATGCAACTCAAAATTATCGACTTGGGAATTTCGACCCAACTCAGCCGTGAAACGCTATCGCTGCGATCGCTGGAAGCGATCGAGGGCACCCCGGCTTATCTATCGCCAGAACAAACGGGTCGCATGAATCGTCCGCTGGACTATCGCACAGATTTTTACTCCCTGGGCGCCACCCTATACGACCTGTTGACCGGGCGACCGCCTTTTGTGGGGGCGGACTTGGCAGAAATGATTCATAGTCACTTGGCGCGTCCACCGTTGCGGCCAGAAGCGTTGAACGCTGAAATTCCGCCGATGGTGTCACGGTTGGTGTTGCGACTCCTCGCCAAAAATGCGGAGGAACGCTACTACAGTGCAGATGGCGTTGTGCATGACTTGCAGCAATGTCTGACGGCCTGGAATGCCGACGGGCAGATCCCGATGTTTGAACTAGGGCAGGCGGATTATCGCGATCGCTTACAAATTCCTGCCAAGTTATATGGTCGAGAAACCGAAGTCGCGGCGCTGTTGGCCGCGTGCGATCGCACCGCTCAACCCGATACGCCAGCTGAGTATGTATTAGTTTCGGGCTACTCGGGCATTGGCAAAACTGCCCTGGTGCAAGAAACTCACAAACTCATCACGGCCCAGCGGGGCAACTATACCAGTGGCAAGTTTGACCAACTGCAGCGCAATCTGCCCTACAGTGCATTGATTCAAGCCTTTACGACCCTAGTGCGACAATTGCTGACCCGCAGCGAAGCCGAGGTCGCACAGTGGCGCAGTCACCTGCAACAAGCCCTCACCCCCAATGCGGCGGTCTTAATCGAGATCATTCCAGACTTAGAGCTGATTCTCGGGCCACAACCCGCCGTCCCCACCTTAAGTGCCACCGCCGCCCAAAATCGACTCAACCGGGTGTTTGAGCAGTTTATCCGGGTGTTTAGTCAACCTGAGCGTCCACTGATTCTCTTTTTGGATGATTTGCAGTGGGCCGATAATGCCTCGCTCCAGCTCATCAAGGTGATTTTGCAAGCCGAGGCGCACCAAGCGCTGTTGCTCATTGGCGCGTATCGTGACAATGAAGTCGATGCGATGCATCCACTCCGACAAGTTATAGCGGAGCTCCAGCAAGCCCAAGTGCGGATGCAGGAGCTGCATTTGCAACCCCTAAAGTTTGAGCAGATTGGGCAGCTCTTGCATGACACCTTTCCGCAAACGCCGACGGCAGCGCGGGACGAATTGGCGCGTCTCCTGAAAGTTAAAACCGGCGGCAATCCATTCTTTATGGGGGAATTTTTGAAGTCGCTAGAGACGGCGGGGTTGATCACCTGCGATCGCCAGCAAGGCTGGCAGTGGCATTTAAGCGACATAGAAGCTGCCAACATGACGGATAACGTCGTAGCGCTGATGGTAAGCAAACTCCAGCAGTTACCTCCAGCTACCCAAGCGGCACTGCAAGTCGGGGCAGCGATCGGCAACCACTTTACGCTGCAACTATTGGCTGCTGTGCAGGCAGAGCCTTTATTCATCACGGCAGCTCACCTTTGGCAAGCCGCCCAAGCCGGGTTCATCATTCCTGAAAACGACAACTACAAGCTTTGGCAAGCGATCGCCGACAGTGACCTGACGTTACCCGCTGACCAGCAGCCCGCTGAAGTCAGCTATCGATTTTTGCACGATCGCGTGCAACAAGCCGCCTACTCGCTCATTGCCCCAGAGCAGCTAGCGACACTACACTGGCGCATTGGTCGCACCTGGCAGCAACAACTCACCCCCGACCAGCAGCAGGAATGTCTTTTTGACCTGCTAAATCATCTCAATTACGGATGGCAACAGTTACACGAACCGTCTGAGCGGTTAGCCCTCGCGCAGCTGAATCTTGCTGCGGGGCAAAAAGGAATAGCGGCCGCCGCCTACGGCCCGGCCTGGGGCTATCTCAATACTGGGCTGCAGTGCCTCGGCGAGCAGGGCTGGCAGCAGCAGTATGCGCTCACCCTGGCCTTGACCCAAGCCGCCGCCGAGGCCGCCTTTCTCAATGGCGACTTTGAGCAGATGGATCAGCTCATCACGACGGTCGTCAGTCACGCAAACGGCATTCTCGACTGCGTGCCCGTTTACACCGTGCAGATTCAGGCGTTAATGGCAAGGCATGAGTTGGCCGCCGCCGCCCAATTGGGAGTGCGGGTGCTGCGACAATTGGGGGTGCGACTACCGCAGCAGCCCAACCAAATCCAGATTTTGTGGGGGCTAGGACGAACCAAAATCGCCCTCTTAGGACAATCGCCCGAAGCGCTCGTTCAACTATCGACCATGCAAGCTCCAGAAGCGATCGCGGCCACACAGGTATTAGCCAGCATTGCTTCTGCCACTTACTTGGCAGTACCTAACTTATTCCCACTGACAGTCTTTAAACAGGTAGAACTCTCGGCGCGGCAGGGTAATTTGCCTGTTTCAGCCTTTTCATACGCCATGTACGGCATCATTTTGTGTGGCGTCATTGGCGACTTGAACGATGGCTATCAGTTTGGTCAATTGGCGATGGCCCTGCTCGATCGCTTTGAAACCCGAGCGATATCAGCCCGCACACTATTTGTCGTCAATGCTTTTATTCGTCACTGGCGAGAGCCCCTCTCCAGCACCCGACCAGAACTACAGCAAGGATTTCAGGTCGGGTGCGAAACCGGGGATTTGGAATACGCCAGCTTTTGCGGGCAAATGTCGATCATGCATCGTTTCTTCCTCGGGGAATCACTGCCTGAGCTGGCCCAATATACCGACAGGATGGCTACCAAAGTCCTGAAGTTTAAGAAGCAGCCCATTTATGAACTCATTCAACAATCGCGGCAGGTTATCCATGTTTTGACCGCGAATGGGGATGTGCCTTTGCGCCTGGAGGGGCCTTTTTATAACGCAGCGGAGCTGTTACCCCAACACCTTGAAGACGATTACCGCACAGCAATTTTTTATTTTTATAGCTACAAGCTCTTTTTACATTATCTGTTTGATCAGCCCCAGCAGGCCCTTGTGAGTGCTGATCAAGCCAAGCCTTACCTCAAAGCTGTCGTTGCTTTATACATTTCGGGTTGGTTCACTTTTTATGATGCCCTGGCCCGGCTAGAGCTTGCTGCCACGGCAAATCTAGCCCAGCGGCGATCGCTCCTGCGCACCGTGCGCCAACACCGTCGTCAGCTCAAACGTTGGGCCCAGTCAGCCCCCGCCAACTATAGTCATAAGCTGGCTCTGGTCGATGCCGAACTGCATCGTTTACAACGCCGACCCAGCGCGGCGGGTAAGACCTATGATCGAGCGATTGACTTGGCCCTACAACACGACTTTATTGCCGAGGCGGGCCTGGCTTGTGAGCGGGCGGCTCGATTTTATCTGGCCCGACAGCGTTTAATTGTGGCCCGCGCCTATTTTCAAGAAGCCGTGTATTTGTACCGCCAGTGGGGAGCTACGGCCAAAGTCGGCCAACTGGAAGCGAGCTTTGGCGAGCATCTTCAACTGGAGGGATCGATTGCCTCGTTCAAGCATCCTCAAACGCTGACATCGGGTCGTCAGCATTCCACCACCGGCAATCATCGCAGCGAAGACTTAGATCTGCTGACCGTCATTGAAACGGCCAAAACTATTGCCGAAGAGATTCATCTGGACCAGCTTTTGACCACCCTGATGCAGTTGCTGATTGAAAATGCTGGGGCCCAGCGCGGTCTATTGCTGTTTGAGGTTGATGGCCAATTAGCCATTGCCGCCAGCTATGAGGTGGCATCTGAACCGGTTGACTTGACCAGTGTCATGTTGACGGCAGCGAGCGATCGCCTCTCTACTGGCGTGGTGAACTATGTGGCGCGCACAGGCGACAACGTCGTGTTAAACGACGCGACTCAAGCCGACCAGTTTGAACAAGACCCTTACATCCAAACTCAGCAGCCGCGATCGCTGCTGTGTGCCCCCCTCCACCACCAAGGCAAATTAGCTGGCATTGTTTACCTGGAAAACAATTTGGTCGTCGGTGCATTTACGCCCCAACGCTTAGAGCTGGTGAATCTGATTTCCGCCCAGGCGGCGATCTCGCTCGACAATGCCCGGCTGTACGAACAGACACGCGAGAGTGAACGGCAGCTGATGCAATTTATTGAAGCGATGCCGATCGGAGTGGGCATTTTTCAAGGTAATGGCACGCCCCATTACATGAATCAGCAGGCCCAGATTTTGTTAAACGGGGCAGCAACTGATAAGGCTTCCGTAGAACCGTTAACCCAACTTTTTAAGGCACAGGTGCTCGCAACCGGCGATCGCTATCCCGCTGACAAGTTGCCTATTCACCAAGCGATGCGGGGCATCGCCAGTGCGGTGGATGATTTAGCCATTCGTGCGGGCGATCGCACCATTCCCATTGAGCTGCACAGCGCCCCGATCATGACCGAGGCGGGACAGCTCAAATATGTGATTGCCGTCTTTCAAGACATTACCGAACGCCAACGCGCCCAAAAGCTCTTGGCCGATTACTCTCATGAGTTGCAACAGGCCGTCCGGCAGCGCACCACCGAGTTAGCGCAAGAAGTGAAAGAACGTCAGCGGGCACAAGAGCAATTGTTGCTGGCCAATCAAGAGCTGCATCGGCTCGCGAATGTTGATGGCCTGACCCAAGTTTCCAATCGTCGTTCTTTTGACCAAAAACTAGACACTGAATGGCGACGCCTACAACGGACCCGAATGCCCCTCTCGCTAATTTTGTTTGATGTTGATTTCTTCAAGCGCTACAACGACGAGTATGGTCATCAAGCGGGCGATGCCTGCTTGGTGCGCTTGGCTCAGGCCGTTACCCAAGTCGTCAATCGATCGACAGATATGGTGGCCCGTTATGGCGGCGAAGAATTTGCCATTGTCTTACCTGAGACGACTGCCGCCGGGGCGATTGCGATCGCCAACAGAGTCCAGCAGGCCGTTGCGACCTTGGCCATCCCCCACAAACAGTCGGAGGTTGCGCCCTACGTCACTCTTAGCATGGGCATCGCCAGCCAGATTCCGGCAACCGACAGCACTCCCACAGACTTAATTGCACAAGCTGACGCAGCGCTCTATCAGGCCAAACGACAAGGACGCGATCGCTACTGCGTTTCTCCTCACACCGAGTCGGTTAATTGA
- the sds gene encoding solanesyl diphosphate synthase, producing MVSVTSLFAPVESDLQVLVENLKNLVGAKHPILYAAAEHLFGAGGKRIRPAIVLLLARAVSTGTDILPQHRRLAEITEMIHTASLVHDDVVDESDVRRGVPTVHSSFGNRVAVLAGDFLFAQSSWYLANLDNLTVVKLLSEVIMDLAEGEIQQGLNRFDTDLTLEAYLDKSYYKTASLIANSAKSVGVLSGLPNHQLDNLYAYGRSLGLAFQIVDDILDFTGSSEVLGKPAGSDLKSGNLTAPVLFALQEKPYLRGLIEREFAEASDFEQALDLIHQSEGIAKSRELANQQVQQAIACLEDLPASESQKALVELGNYVLRRVY from the coding sequence ATGGTTTCAGTGACATCTCTATTTGCGCCAGTCGAGTCCGATCTTCAAGTTCTAGTTGAAAACTTGAAGAATCTGGTCGGTGCAAAGCATCCCATTCTGTACGCTGCTGCTGAGCATCTTTTTGGCGCAGGCGGCAAACGCATTCGCCCAGCTATCGTGTTGCTGCTGGCCAGAGCTGTTTCAACGGGGACTGATATCCTGCCGCAGCATCGCCGCTTGGCGGAGATTACCGAGATGATTCACACGGCGAGTCTCGTGCATGATGACGTGGTGGATGAATCGGATGTGCGGCGGGGAGTGCCGACAGTTCACAGCAGTTTTGGCAATCGGGTGGCCGTATTGGCGGGTGATTTCTTGTTCGCTCAGTCTTCCTGGTATCTGGCTAATTTGGATAACTTGACTGTAGTCAAGTTGCTGTCTGAAGTGATTATGGATCTGGCAGAAGGGGAGATTCAGCAGGGACTCAATCGGTTTGATACCGATTTGACTTTAGAAGCTTATCTAGACAAGAGCTATTACAAGACGGCGTCGCTGATTGCGAATAGTGCTAAGTCCGTCGGGGTCTTGAGTGGTTTACCGAATCACCAGCTGGATAATTTATATGCCTATGGCCGTTCTCTTGGGCTAGCCTTTCAAATTGTTGATGATATTTTAGATTTCACGGGTTCTAGCGAGGTCTTAGGTAAACCCGCCGGATCAGATTTGAAGAGTGGCAACCTGACCGCACCCGTGCTGTTTGCCCTTCAAGAGAAGCCCTATCTGAGAGGGTTGATTGAACGCGAGTTTGCCGAAGCGAGCGATTTTGAGCAGGCGCTTGATTTGATTCACCAGAGCGAAGGGATTGCCAAGTCTCGGGAACTTGCTAATCAACAGGTGCAGCAAGCGATCGCCTGTCTAGAAGATTTGCCTGCGTCAGAGTCGCAGAAGGCTTTAGTGGAGTTGGGTAATTACGTTTTGCGGCGTGTGTATTAA